Proteins from a genomic interval of Anaerolineae bacterium:
- a CDS encoding 1-acyl-sn-glycerol-3-phosphate acyltransferase translates to MVNLPPKPVSEVWRPHLTRLPERHGRRRAVRRILRWAARLVVGLAFEVTVHGLEHYPRQGPALLVANHLGDADAVVGLAFFPVLPEVFAKAELVDLFPWGQLMEAYGVIWVHRGRPDRRALRAGLQALAEGRLLAIAPEGRQSVTGALEPGTEGVAYLALKADVPVVPIALTGTRNAQVYGALKRLRRPRVTLTVGAPFRLQPPAHLSWRQALTWGTERIMCALARLLPPEYRGVYASCVESAPASGEPHGA, encoded by the coding sequence TGGTGAACCTGCCGCCGAAGCCGGTGAGTGAGGTCTGGCGTCCTCATCTGACGCGGCTGCCCGAACGGCATGGCCGTCGGCGGGCCGTGCGCCGGATCTTGCGCTGGGCGGCCCGCCTGGTGGTAGGGCTGGCGTTTGAGGTCACGGTGCACGGATTGGAGCACTATCCCCGGCAGGGGCCAGCCCTGCTGGTCGCCAACCATCTGGGCGATGCCGACGCCGTGGTCGGGCTGGCTTTCTTCCCGGTGCTGCCGGAGGTCTTTGCCAAGGCGGAGTTGGTGGACCTTTTCCCCTGGGGGCAATTGATGGAGGCGTACGGCGTGATCTGGGTGCATCGCGGGCGGCCCGACCGCCGCGCCTTGCGGGCTGGGTTGCAGGCCCTGGCTGAGGGGCGCTTGCTGGCCATCGCGCCGGAAGGCCGCCAGAGCGTGACCGGCGCGCTGGAGCCGGGCACCGAGGGCGTGGCTTACCTGGCGCTCAAAGCCGATGTGCCGGTGGTGCCCATCGCCCTGACCGGCACTCGCAACGCCCAGGTCTACGGCGCGTTGAAGCGCCTGCGCCGCCCCCGGGTCACTTTGACCGTGGGCGCGCCGTTTCGCCTGCAGCCCCCGGCGCATCTCTCCTGGCGGCAGGCGTTGACCTGGGGCACCGAGCGCATCATGTGCGCCCTGGCGCGCCTGTTGCCGCCGGAATATCGGGGGGTGTACGCCTCTTGCGTCGAGTCGGCGCCGGCCTCAGGGGAGCCTCACGGCGCCTGA